A genomic stretch from Candidatus Thiothrix anitrata includes:
- a CDS encoding PglZ domain-containing protein, producing the protein MSIAEFIKTEVFEPRLKKHQVIVVYDPERRYHDLCLDMASDKRIVVNASESSITSRAQAIATLSQMGAERNPIQQLLVYVPASAPLEDEERQQDPFALYAACGAVFPAGDGDGFQSLCLKAKPDHTTQIRAVFAQDANPSFAVIDAIGGGLSWPNLRALLKVESAREILLALLVPTAIQQEALKSNDAWIAEAKELLKASIGLPLKTRGKTWSAIAEELWRFVLFSEFVFDLPEELPANLQDVLHALVAAQPLIEDLCERLRSDRNTQNIYIERAEAIETELGLRDACGHMQDLGARDTFPFEERTFLLRSIEALLRDDTDKVREILQRHAQSVWIGKGESQAQWDLLRAALALLESCQDKERALLEYTQSMDALLDFYTSQLREVDRLQREFEQAVSDYEWQDVQGVMKSVQQQMRKQYGKLAEKVQMLFTRHLQHSGWPLSGRLANADVFDKLVAPKLQHSGHKVAYLMVDALRYELGMALEKQLTEDGKVTLQAALAQLPSITPVGMASLLPEAGAGLRLVKKDSGFVPYIHDQEVSTVKQRMDWIRKRYGQRFQEGRLEDFVRKGFDIESHTELLVLRAVEIDSQFENHPDTAPTEIINALKRIRVAIHKLQDAGFHEVVIATDHGFFMNTHAGAGDTCPKPAGSWLNIHERCLLGDGNVDANHYRISAEKAGIRGDFAYLSGPLSLASYKSGLLYYHGGASLQELIVPVISLQLEAPDQPAMQQAKVVLNYKNGAKRITTRLPVIEISVETQDMFSIGSDFEILLEAHDKKGNVVGEAKPGGVVNPATGTITLKPGDKTQITLKMQMEFEGTFKVKALNPSTLTAYCQLDLATDYTV; encoded by the coding sequence ATGTCGATTGCAGAATTTATCAAAACAGAGGTGTTTGAACCGCGTCTAAAGAAACATCAGGTCATTGTGGTGTACGACCCTGAGCGGCGTTACCACGACCTGTGTCTGGATATGGCAAGTGACAAGCGGATAGTGGTGAATGCCAGTGAGTCCAGTATTACTAGCCGCGCTCAGGCGATTGCTACCTTGAGCCAAATGGGTGCTGAGCGGAATCCCATCCAGCAATTACTGGTTTATGTGCCTGCCAGCGCACCACTGGAAGATGAGGAGCGGCAGCAAGACCCATTTGCACTGTATGCAGCCTGCGGGGCAGTCTTTCCCGCTGGTGATGGCGACGGCTTCCAAAGCTTGTGCCTGAAAGCCAAACCCGACCACACTACCCAAATCCGTGCAGTCTTCGCGCAGGATGCTAACCCCAGCTTTGCGGTGATTGATGCTATCGGTGGTGGCCTCAGTTGGCCTAACTTACGCGCTTTGCTCAAAGTCGAATCTGCCCGTGAAATCCTGCTTGCCTTGCTCGTACCGACGGCTATCCAGCAAGAAGCACTGAAAAGTAATGATGCCTGGATTGCTGAAGCCAAGGAACTCCTGAAAGCCAGCATCGGGTTGCCTTTAAAAACCCGTGGCAAAACGTGGTCAGCGATTGCGGAAGAACTGTGGCGTTTCGTGTTGTTCAGCGAGTTTGTGTTTGATTTGCCTGAGGAACTGCCCGCCAACTTGCAAGATGTGCTCCATGCGCTGGTTGCTGCCCAGCCATTGATTGAAGACCTGTGCGAACGCTTACGCAGTGACCGCAACACCCAGAATATCTACATTGAGCGGGCGGAAGCGATTGAAACAGAACTTGGTTTGCGTGACGCTTGCGGACACATGCAGGATTTAGGGGCGCGTGACACCTTCCCGTTTGAAGAGCGTACTTTTCTACTCCGCAGCATCGAAGCCCTGTTGCGCGACGATACCGATAAGGTCAGGGAAATCCTGCAACGCCATGCCCAATCCGTTTGGATAGGCAAAGGCGAGAGCCAAGCCCAGTGGGACTTGTTACGCGCTGCCTTGGCATTGCTGGAGTCCTGCCAAGACAAGGAACGCGCCTTATTGGAATACACGCAAAGCATGGATGCGTTGCTGGACTTCTACACCAGTCAATTACGCGAAGTAGACCGTTTGCAGCGTGAATTTGAGCAAGCGGTTAGTGATTACGAGTGGCAAGATGTGCAAGGCGTGATGAAGTCTGTGCAGCAACAAATGCGCAAGCAATACGGCAAGCTGGCGGAAAAAGTACAGATGCTATTTACCCGCCACCTACAGCACAGCGGCTGGCCATTATCGGGGCGTTTGGCGAATGCCGATGTGTTCGACAAGCTGGTTGCCCCCAAGCTGCAACACAGCGGACACAAGGTCGCCTACCTGATGGTGGATGCCTTGCGTTATGAGTTGGGTATGGCGCTGGAAAAACAACTGACTGAAGATGGCAAAGTCACCTTGCAGGCAGCACTGGCGCAGCTACCCAGCATCACGCCGGTAGGCATGGCAAGCCTGTTACCCGAAGCGGGCGCAGGTTTGCGCTTGGTGAAAAAAGACAGTGGTTTCGTCCCCTATATCCATGACCAAGAGGTCAGCACCGTCAAACAGCGCATGGACTGGATCAGAAAGCGCTATGGTCAGCGTTTTCAGGAAGGGCGTTTGGAAGACTTTGTGCGCAAGGGCTTCGACATTGAATCACACACCGAATTATTGGTGCTGCGTGCGGTTGAAATCGACAGCCAATTCGAGAACCACCCGGATACTGCCCCAACGGAAATTATTAATGCCCTCAAGCGGATTCGGGTGGCTATCCACAAGTTGCAAGATGCCGGTTTCCATGAGGTCGTGATTGCCACTGACCACGGTTTCTTCATGAATACCCATGCCGGGGCAGGCGATACTTGCCCTAAACCGGCGGGAAGTTGGCTCAATATCCACGAACGCTGTTTATTGGGGGATGGCAATGTGGATGCCAACCATTACCGCATCAGTGCGGAAAAAGCCGGTATCCGGGGTGATTTTGCTTATCTGAGTGGGCCTTTGAGTTTAGCATCCTACAAATCCGGCTTGCTGTACTATCACGGTGGCGCATCCTTGCAGGAATTAATCGTGCCGGTTATCAGCCTGCAACTGGAAGCACCAGACCAACCCGCCATGCAACAAGCCAAGGTTGTGCTGAACTATAAAAACGGTGCAAAGCGTATTACTACCCGCTTGCCGGTGATTGAGATCAGTGTCGAAACCCAAGATATGTTCTCAATAGGCAGTGATTTTGAAATCTTGTTAGAAGCGCATGATAAAAAAGGCAATGTCGTCGGTGAAGCCAAGCCAGGTGGAGTGGTAAATCCAGCAACGGGTACGATTACCCTCAAACCGGGCGATAAGACGCAGATTACCTTGAAAATGCAGATGGAGTTTGAGGGTACATTTAAAGTTAAAGCACTGAACCCCTCCACGCTGACAGCTTACTGCCAGCTTGATTTAGCAACCGATTACACGGTGTAA
- the pglX gene encoding BREX-1 system adenine-specific DNA-methyltransferase PglX, which yields MAFDQTTRNRLQKFVNTAREGLSAEFTRQLQATYGLDPKTGTVAEVSALTQLDNRQRQVAQGLRETLAHYLANTPGKTQKERTQQVLERIVREQAFTVLNRLAALRMAEARGFLLESIAKGYSSKGFQLYKQLAGSSLGETGDAYRLYLFSLFDEFSLDLAVLFDRYSPQGRLFPREAALLELLEQINHPDLEPLWAEDETIGWIYQYFNSQEERKKMRSESQAPRNSRELAVRNQFFTPRYVVEFLTDNTLGRIWYEMTQGKTGLGEACRYLVRRPDETLPDRPLKDPRDILMLDPACGSMHFGLYAFDLFVRIYEEAWQLESELGPQAFIRSAGLQPLQATYASFEAFQVQIPKLIIERNIHGVDIDPRAVQIAGLSLWQRAQRAWQVLRVKPQVRPVIRRSNIVCAEPMPGEKALLQEFTAQLYPPVLGQLVEGVFDKMQLAGEAGTLLKIEEEMQGAIAAARAQWQQQSAKGTSWDMFPAELVAATPQRELGFDLRGINDATFWDDAEQRILQALSDYASQASTQSDQKRLFAEDAAKGFAFIDLCRKRFDVVLMNPPFGDPSEKLKEYLKNKYTEQVQDLYCLFVNRGIEVSNDSNVGAITSSSFLKYNDYSKFREFMIHGDLINILADLGWGILDDAYVSATAYIISSMKNKSWIFLDYKENKLKGECLVEDCLSIQSGNVNDNCFLKYPSTFESIEGLPLCYNFSEKFFDWIKSSNKLADFSENNGIGAGPHNFFFRLHWEVPEKERNLKGRWPLLPNGGQFSPYYRSINLIIDWRFDGEFIKEHLRKKYPYLKGNVGIKIQRENMYFRKGITYGKKTDRFNAQVMPEGCIPSFEGIAIYPAKLSDVEWILAYLNSRFVAYYLNLTSGLHKNSVYLDRLPVPKFTQEQKDRLSQISKRSVSLAMDFHSIFETDNHFDLTLTIDRLKDKSSLRQLALWASEVELELADLSDELESIINENIPLSKEITEEILVDQGGSYTHKPDQIKRQSLSIPKTFSNSDLLDFIQEHGSEKLNKLGEKLAISDTRQAWFENYITSLALHHTFEFDYVGIVDAGQSSQSIEHKVLSFLFGHFKDTDFMQEIELEDQGHLISSLTNTNKFFAHHYREYSASGRNSPIYWPLQTPSGSYTLWVYYHRLSEQTLYTCVNDFVEPKLKTVKDDLTGLRNKTRNSQEEKDFARLLDLEAELKDFRDELLRIAKFWKPNLNDGVQITAAPLWKLFQHKAWQKKLKETWQALEQGDYDWAHLAYSIWPERVLRKCHQDRSLAIAHDVEADFWHEVAVETKRGKKGSGETKLEWQPIPMTDAQLHALIRTKIAGMM from the coding sequence ATGGCATTTGACCAAACCACCCGTAACCGCCTGCAAAAGTTCGTCAATACTGCCCGTGAAGGCTTGAGCGCAGAGTTTACCCGCCAATTGCAGGCCACTTATGGGCTTGACCCGAAAACTGGCACAGTCGCTGAAGTTAGCGCACTGACCCAACTGGATAACCGTCAACGGCAGGTAGCACAGGGGCTGCGGGAAACCTTGGCGCATTATCTGGCGAATACGCCGGGCAAGACGCAAAAGGAGCGTACCCAGCAAGTGCTGGAGCGGATTGTGCGCGAACAGGCGTTTACGGTACTGAACCGGCTGGCGGCTTTGCGGATGGCGGAAGCGCGGGGCTTTTTGCTGGAGTCCATCGCCAAGGGGTATAGCTCCAAAGGTTTCCAGCTTTATAAGCAATTGGCGGGCAGCAGTCTGGGCGAAACCGGCGATGCTTACCGGCTTTACCTGTTCAGCCTGTTTGATGAGTTCAGTCTGGATTTGGCGGTGCTGTTTGATCGCTATAGCCCGCAGGGGCGCTTGTTCCCGAGGGAAGCGGCCTTGCTGGAACTGCTGGAGCAAATCAACCACCCTGATCTGGAGCCGTTGTGGGCGGAAGATGAAACCATCGGCTGGATTTACCAGTATTTCAATTCGCAGGAGGAGCGCAAGAAAATGCGCTCCGAGTCGCAAGCGCCACGCAATAGCCGTGAATTGGCGGTGCGGAATCAGTTTTTCACGCCGCGTTATGTGGTGGAGTTCCTCACCGATAATACCTTGGGGCGCATCTGGTATGAGATGACGCAGGGTAAGACCGGGTTGGGGGAGGCTTGCCGGTATTTGGTGCGCAGACCGGATGAAACCCTCCCCGACCGTCCACTCAAAGACCCACGCGATATTCTGATGCTCGACCCGGCGTGTGGTTCGATGCATTTTGGTTTGTATGCGTTTGACCTGTTTGTGCGGATTTATGAGGAGGCTTGGCAGCTCGAAAGTGAGCTGGGGCCGCAAGCATTTATCCGTAGTGCGGGGTTGCAGCCGTTGCAGGCGACTTATGCCAGTTTTGAAGCGTTTCAGGTGCAAATCCCCAAGTTGATTATTGAGCGCAATATTCATGGGGTGGATATTGATCCGCGTGCGGTGCAGATTGCGGGCTTGTCGTTGTGGCAGCGGGCGCAGCGGGCTTGGCAGGTGTTGCGGGTGAAGCCGCAGGTTCGTCCGGTGATCCGGCGATCGAATATTGTGTGTGCGGAGCCGATGCCGGGGGAGAAAGCCTTGTTGCAGGAGTTTACCGCGCAGTTGTATCCGCCGGTGTTGGGGCAGTTGGTGGAGGGGGTGTTCGACAAGATGCAACTGGCGGGGGAAGCGGGCACGCTGTTGAAGATTGAGGAGGAAATGCAGGGGGCGATTGCGGCGGCGCGGGCGCAGTGGCAACAGCAATCCGCCAAGGGTACGAGTTGGGATATGTTCCCGGCGGAATTGGTGGCGGCGACACCGCAGCGCGAGTTGGGGTTTGACTTGCGGGGGATTAACGATGCAACCTTCTGGGATGATGCCGAGCAGCGCATCCTGCAAGCTCTGAGCGACTATGCCAGCCAAGCATCCACCCAATCCGACCAAAAACGCCTGTTTGCCGAAGATGCCGCCAAAGGCTTCGCCTTTATCGACCTCTGCCGCAAACGCTTCGATGTCGTCCTCATGAACCCCCCGTTTGGCGATCCATCAGAAAAATTGAAAGAATATTTAAAAAACAAATACACTGAGCAGGTACAAGATCTTTACTGTTTGTTTGTTAACCGAGGGATAGAGGTTTCAAATGATTCAAATGTTGGTGCTATTACTTCTAGCTCATTTTTAAAGTATAACGATTACTCAAAATTTAGAGAGTTCATGATCCATGGGGACTTAATCAATATATTGGCTGATTTAGGTTGGGGGATACTTGATGATGCATATGTAAGTGCTACCGCATATATAATATCAAGCATGAAAAATAAATCATGGATATTTTTAGATTACAAGGAAAACAAATTAAAAGGCGAGTGCCTTGTTGAAGATTGTCTTTCTATTCAATCTGGTAATGTTAATGATAACTGCTTTTTGAAATATCCAAGTACATTTGAAAGCATTGAGGGTCTTCCTCTTTGTTATAATTTTTCAGAAAAATTCTTTGACTGGATTAAATCATCTAATAAGCTGGCAGATTTTAGTGAAAATAATGGTATTGGAGCAGGGCCACATAATTTTTTCTTTAGATTGCATTGGGAAGTCCCTGAGAAAGAAAGAAATCTAAAAGGAAGATGGCCTCTTTTGCCAAATGGAGGTCAGTTCTCTCCTTATTATCGCAGCATAAATTTGATCATTGATTGGAGATTTGATGGTGAATTTATAAAAGAACATTTAAGGAAAAAATATCCATACCTAAAGGGTAATGTAGGCATCAAAATACAACGTGAGAATATGTATTTTAGGAAAGGCATTACTTATGGCAAGAAAACAGATAGATTTAATGCTCAGGTTATGCCTGAAGGCTGTATACCATCATTTGAAGGTATTGCAATATATCCTGCTAAGCTTTCTGATGTTGAGTGGATACTAGCATATTTAAACTCAAGATTTGTAGCATATTATCTTAACCTAACTAGTGGCTTGCATAAAAACTCCGTTTATTTAGATAGACTACCCGTGCCCAAATTTACACAAGAACAAAAGGATCGTTTGAGCCAAATTTCTAAAAGATCAGTGTCTTTAGCAATGGATTTCCACTCTATTTTCGAAACAGATAATCATTTTGACTTGACCTTAACCATTGATAGGCTCAAAGATAAAAGCTCGCTTCGTCAATTGGCTCTATGGGCTTCTGAAGTTGAGTTGGAACTAGCTGATTTATCTGATGAACTTGAATCTATAATTAATGAGAACATACCATTATCAAAAGAAATTACTGAAGAAATATTAGTAGATCAAGGTGGCTCTTATACTCATAAGCCTGATCAAATTAAGCGTCAATCACTCAGCATTCCAAAAACATTTTCTAATTCAGACTTGCTGGACTTTATACAGGAGCATGGATCAGAAAAACTAAACAAACTAGGAGAGAAACTTGCTATTTCCGACACCAGACAAGCATGGTTTGAAAATTACATAACATCCCTAGCTTTACATCATACTTTTGAATTTGACTATGTTGGCATTGTTGATGCAGGGCAATCTAGCCAATCCATTGAGCACAAAGTCCTTAGTTTCTTATTTGGGCATTTCAAAGACACCGACTTTATGCAGGAAATCGAGCTAGAAGATCAGGGTCACTTAATTAGTAGTTTGACCAACACTAATAAGTTCTTTGCTCATCATTATAGAGAATATAGTGCTTCTGGTAGAAACTCGCCGATTTATTGGCCTTTGCAAACGCCATCCGGTTCTTACACACTGTGGGTGTACTACCATCGCCTGAGCGAGCAGACGCTCTACACCTGCGTGAATGATTTCGTGGAGCCGAAGCTGAAAACGGTCAAGGATGACCTAACCGGCTTGCGCAACAAGACCCGCAACAGTCAGGAGGAAAAGGACTTCGCCCGCCTGCTGGACTTGGAAGCCGAACTCAAGGATTTCCGTGATGAGCTGCTGCGGATTGCCAAATTCTGGAAGCCCAACCTCAACGACGGCGTGCAAATCACCGCCGCGCCACTCTGGAAACTGTTCCAGCACAAAGCCTGGCAGAAAAAACTCAAGGAAACTTGGCAAGCACTCGAACAAGGCGACTACGACTGGGCGCACCTCGCTTACAGCATCTGGCCTGAGCGCGTGCTACGCAAATGCCACCAAGACCGCAGTCTGGCGATTGCCCACGATGTCGAAGCCGATTTCTGGCATGAAGTAGCAGTGGAAACCAAACGCGGCAAAAAAGGCAGCGGCGAAACCAAACTGGAATGGCAACCCATCCCCATGACGGATGCACAGTTGCACGCATTGATTCGCACCAAAATAGCAGGGATGATGTAA
- a CDS encoding DUF4276 family protein: MLEKLIVLVEEISMEAALEGLLPRMLGDVEFQIIRFQCKDDLLKQLPARLKGYSQWLPSNWAILVLVDRDDSDCAALKQQLEQAAQQAGLLTKTRVAAGQRFQVVNRIVIEELEAWFFGDWKAVQQVYPRVPASIPQKKPYRDPDAISGGTWEALERVLKKAGYFPTGLRKLECAREIASHLNPDNNQSASFNAFASAIATVLAWE; this comes from the coding sequence ATGCTGGAAAAGCTCATCGTATTGGTGGAAGAAATCTCCATGGAGGCTGCGCTGGAAGGGCTATTGCCGCGCATGTTGGGGGATGTCGAATTTCAGATTATCCGTTTTCAATGCAAAGACGACTTGTTAAAGCAGCTTCCTGCCCGGCTAAAGGGCTACAGCCAGTGGTTGCCAAGCAATTGGGCGATTTTGGTGCTGGTGGATCGTGACGACAGCGATTGTGCTGCCTTAAAACAGCAACTGGAGCAGGCTGCCCAACAGGCCGGATTACTCACCAAAACAAGGGTAGCAGCGGGGCAACGTTTCCAAGTGGTGAACCGCATTGTGATTGAGGAATTGGAAGCCTGGTTTTTTGGTGATTGGAAGGCGGTGCAACAGGTTTATCCACGTGTACCCGCCAGCATTCCCCAAAAGAAACCCTACCGTGACCCGGACGCCATCAGTGGTGGGACATGGGAGGCATTGGAGCGGGTACTGAAAAAAGCAGGGTATTTCCCCACCGGCTTACGCAAGCTGGAATGTGCGCGTGAGATTGCGTCACACCTGAATCCTGACAATAACCAATCAGCCAGTTTTAACGCATTTGCCAGCGCCATTGCTACGGTATTGGCTTGGGAGTAA
- a CDS encoding AAA family ATPase, whose protein sequence is MAAEETLNSANGIPRIESLRVENYRALRKIELNKLTPMTVLLGPNGSGKSTLFDVFNFLSECFQYGLRHAWDRRGRGRELKSRGASGPIVFELKYREKPRSPIITYHLAIDEGAKGPEVVEEWLQWRRGSKGKPFRFLEFSRGIGRAASGETPDEDDIREETHLRSPDLIAVNTLGQFSNHPRVAALREFITNWYVSYLSIDQTRNQPEAGPQERLSKNGENLPNVIQYLKEQHPERLEQIFKVLRQRIPRLERVEAEPMPDGRLLLQIKDAPFEQPVLAKYASDGTMKMLAYLTLLYDPDPPRFIGIEEPENFLHPRLLPELAEECRAASERSQLLITSHSPFLLNAMHPEEVRVLYRDEHGFTQAVCAAEIQGINEFVKEGASLGYLWMEGHFGLGDPLVNFGAPRKKAIGK, encoded by the coding sequence ATGGCTGCTGAAGAAACCCTAAACAGTGCAAACGGTATCCCGCGCATTGAATCACTCCGCGTCGAAAACTACCGCGCCCTCAGAAAAATCGAGCTGAACAAGCTCACCCCCATGACCGTGTTACTGGGGCCAAACGGCAGCGGCAAATCAACCCTGTTTGATGTGTTCAACTTCCTGTCTGAATGCTTCCAATACGGTTTACGCCATGCTTGGGATCGGCGCGGCAGGGGGCGGGAGCTAAAAAGCCGTGGGGCAAGCGGCCCCATCGTATTCGAGTTGAAATACCGCGAAAAACCCCGAAGCCCGATCATTACCTACCACTTGGCTATCGACGAAGGCGCTAAAGGCCCCGAAGTGGTCGAGGAATGGCTGCAATGGCGGCGCGGCAGCAAAGGCAAACCGTTCCGTTTTCTGGAGTTTTCCCGTGGGATTGGTCGCGCCGCCAGCGGCGAAACCCCGGACGAAGACGACATCCGCGAAGAAACCCATTTGCGCTCCCCCGACCTGATCGCCGTGAACACCTTGGGGCAGTTTTCCAATCACCCCCGCGTTGCCGCGTTGCGCGAATTTATCACCAACTGGTACGTTTCTTACCTGTCGATTGACCAGACACGTAACCAACCCGAAGCCGGGCCACAAGAGCGTTTGAGTAAGAACGGTGAAAACCTGCCCAATGTCATCCAGTACCTGAAAGAGCAACACCCCGAACGTCTGGAGCAGATTTTTAAAGTATTACGCCAGCGCATCCCCCGGCTGGAACGGGTAGAAGCAGAACCCATGCCGGATGGGCGTTTATTGTTGCAAATCAAGGATGCGCCTTTCGAGCAACCCGTACTAGCCAAATATGCCTCGGATGGCACGATGAAAATGCTGGCTTATTTGACCCTGCTGTATGACCCCGACCCACCGCGCTTTATCGGCATCGAAGAACCGGAAAACTTTCTGCACCCGCGCTTGCTGCCAGAATTAGCGGAGGAATGTCGGGCAGCGTCTGAACGCTCACAATTGCTCATTACCAGCCATTCCCCTTTCTTGCTGAATGCCATGCACCCGGAGGAAGTGCGCGTGTTGTACCGTGACGAACACGGTTTCACCCAAGCGGTATGCGCAGCGGAGATTCAGGGCATTAACGAATTCGTCAAAGAGGGGGCAAGCCTTGGCTATTTGTGGATGGAAGGGCATTTCGGTTTGGGCGACCCACTGGTGAACTTTGGCGCACCCAGAAAAAAAGCAATAGGAAAATAG